Genomic DNA from Shouchella patagoniensis:
TTTTGTTTGTGGTACAATTGTGAATATAAAACATATTGTGGAGGTTTTTATGGAGAGACAAGGCGTTGATAAATCATTATGGATATCAGGATGGATTTTATTAGTTGGCGGTGTTATAACTGGCCTAATTATTGGTTTTACGCTTAAGTTAGATTTCGGGCTCTCTGAATCGCTTCTCAACACGGAAGCGCCTGAAATAAATCATCCATTTAGATGGGCGTATGCTGCAATAATCATAGTAATTACCGGAGCACTTGGCGCAATACTTATGGGTTTATCTGAACTAATACTTAATCAAAGAAACAAAATGCATCTATTTGAAAACTCGATGAAGGATCTTAGGAGATCTTTTGCCGAGAAAGACTAAAAACCCCCAAAACGGAGGTTTAGTATAACTGATTAAAATTTTATTTTGTTCACTGCGGTATACTCACTGATATTTTTTGCGATGCCTTTTGATGTTAGGTGTGTGTATTTTTCAATCATACGTAAATCTTTATGACCTAATATCATTTGTAAGTGTCGAGTATCCCCTCCGTTTTCTAGAAAGTGAGTAGCCGCAGTGTGGCGAAATAAATGTGGATAAACATTCTTTTTGATACCTGATCTTAACGCGTACCTTTTAAGCTGCTTTCTAAAATGTTCTGGAGGTAGAGGTGTGCCGTAGTCGGTTAAGAATAAATGATCACTTTGGAAAGTGGCAGTTAACTTGTTCATTTTCTTTATTAAATGAATTGTTCTTTCTTGTAGAGGGATAACTCTAGGTAGGGCATTTTTCGAATTTCCTGCTCTTATTGTGAAAAATCCGTTTTGAGTATCCACACTATGTAATTTGGCTGTTAAGGCCTCGTTAATCCGACACATAGAGTCCAGAAGGAAAGTCATAAGCACATAATTTCTAAAGTCTGGGAAGTTAGAGCGATCCACCTCGCAGAATAGTTTATTTAATTCATCAATCGATAGTATTTCGATATCATTTTCGGTATATTTTATTGACCTCATTTTAGCAAGCTTCAATTCTTCGCCGTAATGCTTGCTTACTAAGAAGTCGATAAAGTTATTAACGTTCTTTCGGACGTCATCCGCGTAAGAAGGGGAAAGGCCCACTTTTTTATTTTTTGAAGCAAAAGGGTTATTTCGACCGTGTGTGTGACTTTCTAGCATGTAAATTATAAATGCTTTCATATTAGTCATTGTCAATTCTGATACATCTCTCGGTAAATTGGTAACATCTAGGAACTCGGTGAGTACTTTTAAATTATTCTTGTACTTAGCTAGAGTATTCTGACTGACGTTTCTGACCTTTTTATCAATTATAAACTCCTCTATTAAGTATTCTAAGTCAGTGTTCTTCTTGATTTTCTTTAGTCTAGGTAGTTTTCTATGGTTGATTTGCATAATAACTTCATCCTCATATTTAACGGTTTCAATTGGGTTTGAATTTAAATTCTATGAAAAGAAATGAAAAACCCCGCTACTTAGAGCGGAGTACTCTCGTAAATTGCGTCTATATTATCGTCAGTAATGCCGATGTAAGCTAACGTAACAGCTTGCGATGAGTGTCCGAGCATCGACTGTAGAAAAGCGAGGTCGGTACCGTTCTTGTACGCGTGGTAACATTGCGTCTTTCGAAGGGTATGCGTCCCGACCTTACCAATCTCGTCCAGTAATCCTAGCCGTTTCACCGCGCCGTTAATGATGTTATACGCTTGCTGCCGCGAAATGTGTTTTTCGGTACCATCCCCGGACTTTTTTCGCGATGGAAATAGATATTCTTCGTCAGGGCGACCGTTTAGTTTCGTTATTTCGTCTCGAACGGACTGATTCAACATAATACGGCGTGTCTTTCCAGTCTTAGATTCCGTTATGTAAGCGTATTTGCCTCGAAGATCTCTTATACGTAGGCAAATCAGATCTGAAATGCGTAAAGCGACGTTAATTCCAAGTACGAATAGGAGCCGATCGCGTCCTGTAAGACTTTCTTTAATCAGTTTGATGTGCTGCAAACTTCGAATAGGTTCAACTTTACTCGCGCCCGCCTTCATTTATCCAACCTCCAATTTGTCATTCTGTTATTAAATAACACATTAACGTAAAAGCGTTATCAAGTCAAATAAAAAAGACCCTTTTGGGTCAATTATTCTCTTTCTTCATTATCTTGCTCAATTTTTTCATGATACCAATTCTGCATGGCCTCGCTCTCTACATTAATGGTTATAAGCTCATTTATATCTTTAATGTCCAAAGCGCGAACGATTTTAGATAAGTGATCCAAACTTATTCTATCGACATAACCTCTCGCCAAGTTGGAAATAGCTGTAGGTCTAATCCCTGATTTTTCAGCTACTTCTTTTTGAGTAAGCCCCCGACTTCTAATTGCCTCTCCGACTTTTAGTTCAATTACTGTGCGATCTTCTTCTTCAATACTACTGTTATGTAATTCCTCTAAAGCTTCTTTTCCCTTTTTAATTGGCAATATGTTCACCTCTTTCAATACCATTATAACGTATTTACGTGATTAAGTAAAAAAAGTTTCAATAACTTGTTGACGAAATAACGTTTAAGCGTTATTATGTGATTAAGCAATCAGAACTTAATTGAAAAAGGGGCGGATTTAAATGGCATTGATTTCACCGGTAGTTGAGCTAGGTTCAATTGAAAACATCGAGGTTCTTCGTTTTGAGGACGGCACCGCGCCGATCATGATTACTACATACGCGGTCACGGGTTCTATTACAGTCAAGGTTTACGATAACGACGACGCCGAGCTAGTTTTCGGGGAATGCTCGCTATGGTTTCCGTGGACCCTCGAAATGCAGCGCGTCATGGAGCAGATCGATCACTACGAAGCGCTCGAATTACTTTCTATATTCGCGGCTCACGGTAGGAACGCAGGCTGATGGGCGGCATTTGGCGTAAAGTAACGGCGTTTCAACGATACGAAGGCGATCAGTTCCTCGTATTTACGTATGACGCGTGGTGGAACACTGAACAATCAGTACTGTATTTCGTGTCAAGCTGGCACAATGAATTAATACAGGCGGACATAAAACAGCGCTTCAACGCCGACATATTCGAAGTTGAGGGCGAAGTGGTAATCGCCACAGTTGACGCGCTAACGTTCACCGACGAAGACTTCGAGCGGTTCCATGCGAAGCTCTTAGAAACGTCCTTGCTGCGGTTCTTGTACGAGTTGGCGGCGCGCGATCCGGAATTAAACTACGGATTGGAGGCGTTGCTAGATGAAAACGATTGATAGGCGTATCTCTTACTACTTGCGTAAATGCAACGAGCATCTTGCGCGGGTTATGCGAGGAGAGAAACCGCCAACGTCGTGGAGGC
This window encodes:
- a CDS encoding tyrosine-type recombinase/integrase, which translates into the protein MQINHRKLPRLKKIKKNTDLEYLIEEFIIDKKVRNVSQNTLAKYKNNLKVLTEFLDVTNLPRDVSELTMTNMKAFIIYMLESHTHGRNNPFASKNKKVGLSPSYADDVRKNVNNFIDFLVSKHYGEELKLAKMRSIKYTENDIEILSIDELNKLFCEVDRSNFPDFRNYVLMTFLLDSMCRINEALTAKLHSVDTQNGFFTIRAGNSKNALPRVIPLQERTIHLIKKMNKLTATFQSDHLFLTDYGTPLPPEHFRKQLKRYALRSGIKKNVYPHLFRHTAATHFLENGGDTRHLQMILGHKDLRMIEKYTHLTSKGIAKNISEYTAVNKIKF
- a CDS encoding tyrosine-type recombinase/integrase, whose translation is MKAGASKVEPIRSLQHIKLIKESLTGRDRLLFVLGINVALRISDLICLRIRDLRGKYAYITESKTGKTRRIMLNQSVRDEITKLNGRPDEEYLFPSRKKSGDGTEKHISRQQAYNIINGAVKRLGLLDEIGKVGTHTLRKTQCYHAYKNGTDLAFLQSMLGHSSQAVTLAYIGITDDNIDAIYESTPL
- a CDS encoding helix-turn-helix domain-containing protein; the protein is MPIKKGKEALEELHNSSIEEEDRTVIELKVGEAIRSRGLTQKEVAEKSGIRPTAISNLARGYVDRISLDHLSKIVRALDIKDINELITINVESEAMQNWYHEKIEQDNEERE